The genome window CCGTGCGAGGCTTGTAGGTGAGTTTTGCGGCTGCTGAAGAAATATGCGATGTCTATCTGGAAGCGCTCCGAGGCGACGATTTTGTTGGCGTGCAAACTTACTCGCGCACGCGCTTTGGCCCCACGGGTCCCCTGCCGCCGGAGGCAGGCGTGGAATTGACCCAAATGGGCTACGAATTCTGGCCGGAAGCACTGGAAGCGACCATTCGTTACGCCGCCGCCAAGACCGGTCTCCCGGTGATCGTGACCGAAAACGGGATTGCCACCGACGACGACGCGCGCCGCGTCGAGTACGTCAAACGCGCCCTGCAAGGGGTGGCCAATTGCCTCAGTGCCGGCCTGGACGTGCGCGGTTACACCTATTGGTCTGCCTTTGATAACTTTGAGTGGATGCTGGGCTACCGGCCTACCTTTGGCTTGATTGCCGTGGATAGAGAAACACAGAAGCGAACCGTCAAACCGAGCGCGCGATGGCTTGGCGCCGTCGCTCGTGCGAACGGCTTTTAGAGCGTGTCTTAAGACTGCTCACAGCCCGCGTCCTTCGCGAAGCACCCCTATGGGGCGCGGGCGCTTGAGGCCCACATTCGTGATCAGGAAGCCCGCATGCCGTCCGCAAAAAAGAAGCCCCTCTGGACCTGCCCGAACTGCGGGCGTCAATTCGTCTCGCGCAACAAGTGGCACTCGTGCGGCCACTATGAAATTGACAACCACTTCACGGGCAAAGACCCTGCCATCCGAGAACTTTTCGATCACTTGCTGAAGCGCATCGAGCAGTTTGGGCCCGTCACCGCCTACGCGCTGAAGACGCGCATCGTGTTCCAGGCGGAGAGGCAGTTCGCCGCCGCCCTGCCGCGCAAGCGCTGGCTGGAGGGCTATCTGTGGCTCCGGCGGCGCGCGGCGCATCCGGTAATTCGCCGCGTCGAGATGCAGGTCTTCCGTGACTATGGCCACATTTTCCGCCTGACCCGGCC of Candidatus Acidiferrales bacterium contains these proteins:
- a CDS encoding family 1 glycosylhydrolase, whose translation is MSFAAAEEICDVYLEALRGDDFVGVQTYSRTRFGPTGPLPPEAGVELTQMGYEFWPEALEATIRYAAAKTGLPVIVTENGIATDDDARRVEYVKRALQGVANCLSAGLDVRGYTYWSAFDNFEWMLGYRPTFGLIAVDRETQKRTVKPSARWLGAVARANGF
- a CDS encoding DUF5655 domain-containing protein, giving the protein MPSAKKKPLWTCPNCGRQFVSRNKWHSCGHYEIDNHFTGKDPAIRELFDHLLKRIEQFGPVTAYALKTRIVFQAERQFAAALPRKRWLEGYLWLRRRAAHPVIRRVEMQVFRDYGHIFRLTRPEDLDEPLVALLHEAYVLGCQR